Proteins found in one Fusobacterium varium genomic segment:
- the ylqF gene encoding ribosome biogenesis GTPase YlqF, with product MSMTKINWYPGHMKKTKDLIKENMQLIDIVLEVVDARIPLSSKNPDISVFAKNKKRVIVLNKSDLVEKSEIQYWKKYFKDNNFADEVLEISAETGFNIKALYSIIDKVSAEKKEKLMAKGLRKVNVRLMVAGIPNVGKSRLINRIVGKNSAGVGNKPGFTKGKQWIRIKDGLELLDTPGILWPKFESDEVGQNLAITGAIRDEILPIEDIACVLIGKMIKYNMWNVFAERYKLEPEDKSEILGEILEKVALRNKMFNKGESLNIQQAAYTVLRDYRNCRLGKFGLDR from the coding sequence ATGTCAATGACAAAGATAAACTGGTATCCAGGACATATGAAAAAAACAAAAGATTTGATAAAGGAAAATATGCAACTAATAGATATTGTTCTTGAAGTTGTAGATGCAAGAATACCTCTATCAAGTAAAAACCCTGATATATCAGTTTTTGCTAAAAATAAAAAAAGAGTAATTGTTTTAAATAAGTCAGATCTTGTTGAAAAATCAGAGATACAATACTGGAAAAAATATTTTAAAGATAATAATTTTGCAGATGAAGTATTGGAGATAAGTGCTGAAACAGGATTTAATATAAAAGCTTTGTATAGTATAATAGACAAGGTTTCTGCTGAGAAAAAAGAGAAACTTATGGCTAAAGGACTTAGAAAAGTAAATGTTCGTCTTATGGTTGCAGGGATACCAAATGTTGGTAAATCTAGATTGATCAATAGAATAGTTGGAAAAAATAGTGCAGGAGTAGGGAATAAACCAGGGTTTACTAAGGGAAAACAATGGATTAGAATAAAAGATGGTTTAGAACTTTTAGATACTCCAGGAATATTGTGGCCTAAATTTGAAAGTGATGAAGTAGGACAAAATTTAGCAATTACAGGAGCAATAAGAGATGAGATTTTACCTATTGAAGATATCGCATGTGTATTAATTGGAAAGATGATTAAATATAATATGTGGAATGTTTTTGCAGAGAGATATAAGCTTGAACCAGAAGATAAGAGTGAAATTTTAGGTGAAATTCTTGAGAAAGTTGCTCTTAGAAATAAGATGTTTAATAAAGGTGAAAGTCTAAATATACAACAAGCAGCTTATACAGTTTTAAGAGATTATAGAAATTGTAGATTGGGAAAATTTGGACTAGACAGATAA
- a CDS encoding S41 family peptidase translates to MRKLFRTKVFVLLFSMMIFVNCFSNGNEDKNGFLSNIRELKELSDIMDIINENYVGEKQVEKKELMQGAIKGMIESLDDPHSNYFTKTELESFKEDIKGTYVGVGMVVQKRPNEALTVVSPIEDGPAFKAGVKPKDKIIAIDGESVYKLTSEESVKKLKGEPNTKVKVTVFREGTKETKDIEITRAVVELKYVKQRMIDKNIGYLRLTQFGENVYPDVKKALEELQKSGMKGLIFDLRSNPGGALDQSIKIASMFLKEGRVVSVKSKDGNEQVSNREGKYYGDFPLVVLINGGSASASEIVSGAIKDNKRGILVGEKTFGKGSVQTLIPLPDGDGMKLTIAKYYTPSGICIHGIGIEPDVKVVEKEGYMLFDSMVTNIDENESKENKKELIKEIKGEEAAKEFENHKDIQLDTAVGILKGLLINSNNK, encoded by the coding sequence ATGAGAAAATTATTTAGAACAAAAGTATTTGTACTACTATTTTCCATGATGATTTTTGTTAATTGTTTTTCAAATGGAAATGAAGATAAGAATGGATTCCTTTCAAATATAAGGGAATTAAAAGAGTTATCTGATATTATGGACATAATTAATGAAAACTATGTAGGGGAAAAACAAGTTGAGAAAAAAGAGTTAATGCAAGGGGCAATAAAAGGGATGATTGAATCTTTAGATGATCCTCACTCAAACTATTTTACTAAGACTGAACTAGAAAGTTTTAAAGAGGATATTAAAGGGACTTATGTTGGAGTAGGGATGGTTGTTCAAAAGAGACCTAATGAAGCATTGACAGTGGTGTCTCCTATAGAAGATGGACCAGCATTTAAAGCAGGAGTAAAACCTAAAGATAAAATTATAGCTATTGATGGTGAATCTGTATATAAGCTTACAAGTGAAGAAAGTGTAAAAAAATTAAAGGGTGAGCCAAATACTAAAGTAAAAGTTACTGTATTTAGAGAAGGAACAAAAGAGACAAAAGATATAGAAATAACTAGAGCAGTAGTGGAATTGAAATATGTAAAACAAAGAATGATTGATAAAAATATAGGATATTTAAGACTTACTCAATTTGGAGAAAATGTATATCCAGATGTAAAAAAAGCGTTAGAAGAACTTCAAAAAAGTGGAATGAAAGGGTTGATTTTTGACTTGAGAAGTAACCCAGGTGGAGCATTAGATCAATCTATAAAAATTGCTTCAATGTTCTTAAAAGAGGGAAGAGTAGTAAGTGTAAAATCTAAAGATGGAAATGAACAAGTTTCAAATAGAGAGGGAAAATATTATGGAGATTTCCCATTAGTTGTCCTTATAAACGGTGGAAGTGCATCAGCTTCTGAGATTGTATCAGGTGCAATTAAAGATAATAAGAGAGGAATACTTGTTGGAGAGAAAACATTTGGTAAGGGAAGTGTTCAAACTCTTATACCTCTTCCAGATGGAGATGGAATGAAACTTACTATTGCTAAATACTATACTCCAAGTGGAATTTGTATTCACGGAATAGGAATTGAACCAGATGTAAAAGTTGTGGAAAAAGAAGGGTATATGCTTTTTGATAGCATGGTAACAAACATTGACGAAAATGAAAGCAAAGAAAATAAGAAAGAGTTAATAAAAGAGATCAAGGGAGAAGAGGCTGCTAAAGAGTTTGAAAATCATAAAGATATTCAATTGGACACAGCAGTTGGAATTCTTAAAGGATTACTTATAAATAGTAATAATAAATAA
- a CDS encoding NAD+ synthase, with product MEKLNIDLNSLEETLVAFLKDEVEKTGFKKVVLGLSGGIDSALVAFLAAKAFGPENVLGVMMPYKSSSKESVEHAKLVVEASGIRSIQVEITPMIEPYFQMNPDMSSLRRGNMMARQRMNILFDNAAKENALVLGTSNKTEILLGYSTQFGDSASAVNPIGDLYKAHVWNLSRHIGVPHELIDKKPSADLWEGQTDEQELGFSYKMADEILYRLIDERMTAEEIVEEGFSKEIVEKIQRKIRFSQYKRKLPVIAKISKRTSGIDFRYPRDWGV from the coding sequence ATGGAAAAATTAAACATTGATTTAAATAGTCTAGAAGAAACTCTAGTAGCATTTTTGAAAGATGAAGTTGAAAAGACAGGATTTAAAAAGGTTGTTTTAGGTTTATCTGGAGGAATTGATTCAGCTCTAGTAGCATTTTTAGCAGCTAAAGCTTTTGGTCCAGAAAATGTATTAGGTGTGATGATGCCTTATAAAAGCTCTAGTAAAGAGAGTGTAGAACATGCTAAATTAGTAGTTGAGGCATCAGGAATAAGAAGCATTCAAGTTGAAATAACTCCTATGATAGAGCCTTATTTTCAAATGAATCCAGATATGAGTAGTTTGAGAAGAGGAAATATGATGGCAAGACAAAGAATGAACATTCTTTTTGACAATGCTGCTAAGGAAAATGCTTTAGTATTAGGAACTTCAAATAAAACAGAGATCTTATTAGGATATAGTACACAATTTGGTGATTCAGCATCAGCAGTAAATCCAATAGGAGATCTATATAAAGCACATGTATGGAATCTTTCAAGACATATAGGAGTTCCACATGAGTTAATTGATAAAAAACCTAGTGCTGATCTTTGGGAAGGACAAACAGATGAGCAAGAATTAGGATTTTCATATAAAATGGCAGATGAAATATTATACAGATTAATTGATGAGAGAATGACAGCAGAAGAGATAGTTGAAGAAGGATTTTCAAAAGAGATAGTTGAGAAAATTCAAAGAAAAATAAGATTTTCTCAATATAAGAGAAAACTTCCTGTTATAGCTAAAATATCAAAAAGAACTTCGGGAATAGATTTTAGATATCCAAGAGATTGGGGAGTATAA
- the rsmI gene encoding 16S rRNA (cytidine(1402)-2'-O)-methyltransferase, whose product MLYIVATPIGNLEDMTLRGIRILKEVNYIFAEDTRVTKKLLNHFEIENTVYRYDEHTKMHQIANVINLLKEGKDIALVTDAGTPCISDPGYELVDAAHKEGIKVVPIPGASALTASASAAGISMRRFCFEGFLPKKKGRQTLLKSLAQEERTIVIYESPFRIEKTLRDIEEFIGVREVVIVREITKIYEEILRGTTTELIEKLAKNPIKGEIVLLIKGQED is encoded by the coding sequence ATGCTTTATATAGTTGCAACACCAATAGGAAATCTTGAAGATATGACTTTGAGAGGGATTCGTATTTTAAAAGAGGTAAATTATATTTTTGCTGAAGATACAAGAGTAACAAAAAAACTTTTAAATCATTTTGAAATAGAAAATACAGTATATAGATATGATGAGCATACAAAAATGCATCAAATAGCTAATGTAATAAATCTATTAAAAGAGGGAAAAGATATTGCTCTAGTAACAGATGCAGGAACACCATGTATATCAGATCCAGGATATGAGTTAGTAGATGCTGCTCATAAAGAGGGAATAAAAGTTGTTCCAATTCCTGGAGCAAGTGCTTTAACAGCTTCAGCTTCAGCAGCAGGAATCAGTATGAGAAGATTTTGTTTTGAAGGTTTTCTTCCTAAGAAAAAGGGGAGACAAACTCTTTTAAAATCATTAGCTCAAGAGGAAAGAACAATAGTTATATATGAATCACCATTTAGAATAGAGAAAACTTTAAGAGATATTGAAGAGTTTATTGGTGTAAGAGAAGTTGTAATAGTTAGAGAGATTACTAAAATTTATGAAGAAATATTAAGAGGAACTACTACTGAGTTAATTGAAAAATTAGCTAAAAATCCTATTAAGGGAGAGATAGTTCTTCTAATAAAAGGACAGGAAGACTAA